The following is a genomic window from Solanum stenotomum isolate F172 chromosome 4, ASM1918654v1, whole genome shotgun sequence.
GAACAAGAAGAAGTAATaagttttaagaaaataaagagaaacacttctctacaaattatatatttcttGTTGGCTTGTACTCATTTTCATCGCCTTAGATTTAAagtgaaaattttaatatttcgTTATTATAAAATGAGGGGATATCATGAAATTGTACAGGCTAGTTAAAGCGAGAGAAACGTTTGTAATCTGGACTAAGTGAAGTGTATCAAGGATAATGAAAATAATGTATTATTGGAGAAATTTATTAGACGTAAAAGACAGACATACTTCTACAATCTCTTTAATTGAAGAGGGGAACATGACTATTGTATTAGGGGGCTATGCTTGAAACGAGTAGGGTATTTCTTCGATTTATAAATACATTTGGTGTTTCTTCGGTTTATTTTCATAAACCTACTTAATTATTTGATACgatgataaatatttattaaaatctatgatataataaaagaaaCCTAATATTTTTCGATACAATcaatttaagtgattttttaaaaaccatttaaattttaacactTATGCTTACTTATTAATCTTATAGTTgtcttgtttaattttattttatttctttcgtAATTGAGTTCCCATTACCTATTAACAGAATAAAtcgaaatataataaattaattaagatacTCTAGCTGGCCAAACATCCCCATACGTTAtgtaagttaaaaaaaattaaagtaattgAGAGAACGTGATGAtatataaagaagaagaaaaatgggaaatgttaaaaaatatacagcgtttgaaaatatttatattacatagttcaataaataatattatacaatATTACATCTGAGAGAAAGATATTTATACACAATTATAAGATAAATCATGTATTTAAGTAGATTTTACACAATTTCATTAGTGTTAAAAGTTAATTAAGTATATTTTAtctctatctttttcaaattacaaaccTTAAATTTGATGGAATTCGGATACATTCCAAAACGTTCTGATACATTGGGTCTCGATTTCGGACACATCCATCAACGTCCTGATATATCGCGTTTTGGTTTTGGATACATCACATTATGATATATTGTGTATGTCTTGATACATTGCGTAAAGTGATGCATCCAATTGATACATCGCATAAAGTGATGTATTCGACTGATATATTGCGTAAAATAATGTCTCAATACATCGCATATATCTTGATACATCGTTAAGTAATGTATTCGACCGATAAATCGCGTAATTGAGTGGGTGGATGGGGGGGGATGAATTCAGTTGGAGGTAAGGACAGTTGATCATGGAAGACAAGTACTAATTTCTTCAAAACTACTAACTAAATCCGACATAGTAAGTCCAACGTTCgattcttgttcctttttgtctCAATACCTAACCATTGTTCTTTGTTgtactaataattaaaaaaataattttaacatatccCCACGTAACCTTGTTTTTGTTGTAATATTAAAGTGTTTTATATGACGGTGAAATCAGAATTTCTACTAAGGAGAATCGAGATATAAACAATTGAACAAATAAAGTGAAAGACAAGAAACACTATAGAACGGTTGTAATGTGAAATGTGCACATAAGACTAGACAAAATTGGAAAAGATCACACATACCATAATGTGGAagtaacatatatacataaatcaTTTCAAATGAAAGAATGTAGCGTGAGATAGTTTGATTATGTCCTGCATAGACCTCGTGATTTTCTATCTCTCAAAGTCTCagtataaaattatttgaggtaaaattgttaaaaagatgactcaaattattttgtaaatctactacaatctttcaaaattaataCACATATCACAGACAATAACTAATcacattataaaaataatttttacctCATAATCTAATCACCTAGTTGTTGTTTTTTTGCCTATTCATATCTATCATCAAAGATGTCTCGAACTTATTCGCATCaaatattatatcaaatcaaataattaaatcgtaaaatttatatattaatgaTCAATTGATAGATAAAAAGTTTATAAAGATGATAGCTGACACAtgtcttttattaattaaatttagtgTACACATAATACAATGATtgggtataatttttttctattacaTTGCCTTATCAACCCTTCCATCACCATTTCACacctttaattaaaaaagaaaatacagtacatttttattttgtttcattatAAATCTTCTCTTTCAATGTACTTTGAAGGTCACACCAACCTTTGCACGATCTCAAGAgagaacaaaaaaatagttaaaacaaaattataaacctttgttttaaaaaaaaaaaaaaaaaacacaaatggttggaataaaatctaatttttttagaaaaatatagagatttGAACAACTCCAAAAGATCAGATTTTGATCTCTTGGGAATGTATTTCCAATTGGCTATTTTTGGCCGGCTTTGCAcgacttatttttttattaaaagaatttttccttttttttaaataaaaataaaaaaataaaaattaaagcaCATATTTTTGCCAACTTTTGAGCATATACAAGAGTGAAAGAtggccatatatatatatatatatatatatatatatatttttattattattattattattttttttttttgccaactTTTAAGCATGAACaagagttatatatataaaaataaaaaaattatctagtaTAGCTTTTTATCGATGGAGTTTAGATGAGTATCCTCCCACTTCTCTTAAATTTGCCCCGGATCATAGACACAAATCCACCAACATACAAGTTTAATTGTAAGTTGTCACAATGGATGATCCTACGTATACTTACATAAAATTCTATATACGCCACTGAagaataaagtaaaattttgttttatcaaacttcaaatattgattgagtggaaaaaaaataatagtctTTTACTATTGAGCCAATAATTTCATTAggcaattttattttgttaaaaattatcaataatttCATCTGAAGCCAATAATCCTAACACTTGTTTAAATTGTCTTTTACTATTGAGCCACGTTTCTGTTTAATATATGATATTTCCCCTCTCCTATGCATGCATTACCTAGGTCATTACAAAAGATGATACTCCTatcttcgtttcaatttatttatcctattttttatttgatatgaaatttttaaaaaaaaaaaaattaaaagaattttggATTCAATTTTGTTGCTCTAACCATTATCAAATTAATAcatatttcatttaatatttcaGGTGCTTATGTTGTGTATAATATTAATCCTGTAGCATATCAATTTTAACGAGCCTTTCAAACTAGTTCTATTAGTGATCGACTCTATAGTTTGgtttttatatgaaacttctaATACATCTACTTGTCCCAAGAATCTTGGATATGTAACTGCTCAAGATATTATCTAGTTTAACGGAACCAACTGATTTTTATATTGGATTACGAATAGAAAGAAATGGtagatattttataaaaaaatcatataacttttaaaatggaaatcttaaactaaagatatgttaAATATACGCAAAtgctttttaattttgtgatcttaGATATGTCATGTGGACAGCTAAAAGTTGAGACTTGtccaaaaaatagaatattttttaaacgaACTAAAAAAGAACatagaacaaaaaaattgaaacggagaaaatatatttacataataaCATCTTGTAAAATTCAACTGGGATTAGaaaatgaatatatttatttcttttcaatattttattttttcaaagagTTATTATGTACACAAAGGAATTTCAAAGTAGATCCAATTAGACATGGTAAACAATGAATATCTTCAAACATATTATTGAACCATTCATCGCCTAACTTCCAAATTAAATAAGATATTATTAACTTAAAAGaatttttcctatatatttttCCCATCCTTAAGATTGTTATTAACTGGTAAGAATAAAATCAGATACTTTCAAACTTTGTTGCACAAATATTAtcacttttaaaaagaaaaatagattttttagATGGTGGTCCCTTTTAAGGATAGTAAATTATTTAGTAAATgatactcttttttatttttcttgcaatttatgaCCTTTTAGATTACCGTTAAAAGATTCTTCttgatcaaattaaaaaatttataagaaaATGTTAAATCACGATATGAATTTTGAAGACATCAAATAACAATCTAATATAGTATATTATTAGTCCCAACTCCCAAAGAGCTATATTTAcaagaatttttgaaaatatggacTAAATTTTAGTTAAATACATATTTCAGAATTTATTATCTCTAACTTATTAAAAATCGCACGtctaaattaaaaatacattatataaaaaataaaaaggatggCCATGGGAAATTAAGAGAGCCATTTTCTTGAACCTAAGTttataataaatgtttttttaaaaaaatgtttgttcGAACAAATAATACGACTAACTCAATCATTAATTCTAGTAAATTAATTAGCGAGGTGTCGTTCTTTAAAtggtttgtttttttatttatgggaattaattaaattcttaatcatattatttttttaaaaaattgagctTAATTACATGTAATTTTAATATATCTACTCGTGTCCATACAAAGGCCAAAAgagtttttctttattaaattcCTCATGGCTCTTCTAATTTGTAAGAGATGGATATATTAATTCGTCCATAattagcataaaaaataataatttgaacaaCTCTTAATCACACTTACATGAGCTGAAAAGATATgattattcattaatttaagTTTATCTCATCATATTATATCTTAGACCATAATTATAGATCTTTAACGTCATaattcttttcaatattttaatataacaaTCTTAACTATATTTGCTGTTATCAATAAATTATGCAATTATTATTAGGAAAAACTATATTTCAAGAACCAGACAACACCtaacaaatgaaaaaattgggataaattattatttttatggtttaagggattaaataaaaaaagttggTAATaggaatattattttattagttcaaCGTGGTCATGGATTGAATAAATTATCATTAAAGTATTTAGAGTTGTGCTGTATTTAGAAGTCAAATCTTAAAAAGTTTAAGATGAGAGTTGTCAATATCAaaacatgtataatatattatatttataatctaTCCTTATAATATATTCCATAGTTTTGTCTCTTATAATTCTGTTTATtgctttaaaatttattaattgtttGAAAATACACCTACTAGAAACATAAGTTTTTCCCATCGCAAATCAATGACGAACTGATTTGatagaatataatttttgttcTCACTTATTTTGCACAGAACGAGCTCAATAGAAAAATGTATGGTAAGAAACATATTTTCACTGAAATACTCAAGACTTTCTAATTTATTCGTGTGAGAATATtagtactatttttttgttttctcacCGATTCAATAGAAATATCTACAGGAATAGCCGTTGAACATTTTTTTCAATGGTAATTTCAATTggaaaatagtaattttttttagtagtgagcTCTGTAGGTTCTGAAAACTGAGGCagatccaaaatttaaaatttatagattcatcaaactaaaacataaaCTTTATTATAAGTGTTCAAGGAAAATCGAACTCTTACTTGAGGAGGGCAACAAAACTTAAATAAGTTTCATTTTTTGTCACTAAATCAAAAATTTACTTTGTTATTAGGTTTCCAACaatagtttttatatttaaaaaatttcttaatataatatagattGAGTATATACAAAAGTTACTGAATTTTCGATAACGTGGACCTGATACACTAAATCCGTCCCAACTTGAAGTTGAAGGATCATGGTATATATGTGTAGTTTAATTAATAACGACTAAAATGGGTACAAAAAATTCTATTAATGGATTAAGACAGTTTAAACTATAAAGTTTGACTTAATAAATCACACGGTGAAAGAATTAATTATTAGAACAGTACGCGTATTCCTTTTATCTCTCCAACTACTAATATAAgtaactaaaaaattaagttatatatatgataataatatatcttttatatattataaaagttAATTACTGTGTATATAATATAGTATTATAAAACTCAATTATTAATAATTGAAGTCGTTATtctaaaattcattaaaattcaCAAAGTTGAAATCTTAATTCTACTTTTTGATTGTTAAGGATACTTTGGCCCACAATCTTTTACTTAAATTAGAAGCAAGTGAAAAAACTAAGAGCAAACAACACAAATTCCTTTACGTGTTTTTCGTGTGTTTTCAAAATTACTATTTGTGACAGATTTCGATTCCTAACTACATATATCTAACACGTCCAAATATATGTATCTCATATACAAAAGTTAATTGTAACTTATTCTggatacattgtatccaagcgtaatttacatatatatgaGTTACACTAACTCTCTCACACGCCTCTCTTATCTGCTCGTCTCTCGATCGCCTCTCTCCTTCCGGCCCATTTATTACATATGTTAGCCCACTTTGTTGATGAAGCTCTCAAATGGATGAAGGTTCGGAATGTTTGTCCTTGGAGGCCCATTTCATGCAATGTTCATTACCTCACAAGtttttagattaattttttaaaaaaatattttttataaaatactttatgcaattctttttcatttcactTGCCTCTCTATACTCGTTCTaaatagatttttctttttacttgtccattttgacaaattaagagaAATATATCTTTTGCTTTCAATACTACTCTTATCattaaataactacataaaATATTAGTAGTCAGATTTAGATTTCTAAAACATAATTAACAAGATTAGTCTAGTAAAATAAAttcctaatttaattattttttaagaagagTGTCAAGTCAACATGAACTAAATTAaatgaaacagagggagtagttgAGTAAACACTTAAGCATTCAATATTTACATTAAATCAGTGATATAAAACATGGCATGTATCTTTATTACCTAATAACTATGATTAGTTAATGTATAATTTCACTTAATGCATTGCTTATTTACTGAAATAATACTATCATAAAGGTTGTATGTCATATATAGAGAAAACATAAGAGAAGTATTCCACATTTTACAAgcaattaggaaattaattaatagCACCCTTTCCTAGAACTATTAGCTAAGAGTTAAATGTTTCATTAGGgtaacaaattttaattttttaggaGAGTCTGACCTTCTaatacacatcttattttacCACAATCTCTAAAATTctctaccatttaaaaaaaaaaaaaaaaattcctctcGCTGGAACATCCCTATCCCCTCTCGAATATATCCCTCCCCTCTCGGATATATCcctcccctctcggatacatccctacCTATACAATGTACATAAAAAGATTTCAAAGAGAGATAGGATCAtaggaagaagaaaaacacacaaaaaagaagaagatagttGAAGATATATACTGAATCATATGCTATCATGAAATAAATTGTATAGCAAAAAATTTGCTAGAACAAATGTTACAACCAACTACTATTCTGTATTTTTACCATCTCTTTATACAAATGTGCCACCAAAAATAATTCATGATATGGGAACGATAACGAATGTCCTAATATATTTCAGCTGGTGAAGCGCGTAATTCTGGCGCGACTAATACTTCCTTAGATGTCATTTCCAGCAGTGTAGTAACCCACATTCTTATCCTGTGAAGTACAACCGCAAATACATTCAGTTAAAGGGCTCAGAAAAGATATCGTTTCACATCTAAATTCTTTCTACAGCTACGAGCCATGGGCTCGGGAAATATTGAACTCACAAAAACTTATTTACTAGCTCTGAGACATTGCCAAAGCATGAGTCTATGCATAAATTAACCAAGAGTGAACAGAGTAAAAGGTTTACTACATGCCTGGGATAACATCCTTTGCTTGTTTCGAAATTGAGTCCTGGCCTTGTTAGCGACCGAGTTTGGTGATTTGTACATCCTCTGAAAAAGGAGCATTATCAGAATACATAAATGTTCAGTTAAATCAAACATTAGAGATTCAATAAACAAGGAAGgtcgctttttttttttggagaccTGACATAAATGCAGACggaagaaataaatttatatatcaataaaatgTAACAAAGAGGGAGGTCAACTGAGATACTTTCCGCAAGTATTCATAAAATTACCTTTTCAGTTCCGGATATACGATGCTCAATACCAGAAAGCATTTTTTTCTTCGGTGTGAAACCAAAGACAGTATGAAGGAACTCATTTTCCTGCACAACAGAAACGATATAGGTAAGAACGACTAAATAGGTAATATAAACACCAACAGTCCAAAACTCAAGTTACGGGTAAAGAAAGTATACCTGCATGTGTTTTACAAAACCTCCTCCAAGAAAGTGCTTTAGGAAATTTAACTGTTCAATAAATTACACATAGTTTCAGCAAATATATAACCAGTAACATGCTATTAACAAGACAGAAAGGGACGACAATAACCTGTAACAGTTGACACCAAGTAGTTGTGGTAAGCGAGTCTCCGCCAATTTTCATTGAGCTCTCTGGAGTATACCCTTCCTGATACCGATAGTAAGAATATTACCAGAGGCAACATCTAATACCATGACAGAGCAAAAACTTGACAACGGGGTACTACCTCAAGAAATTCTAAGATATCTCGAAATGTATTTCTTTGACTGTTTAGGTCCTTCTTGGCGGACCCTTTGCCTCCAGCCTCTACGGAGAGACTTCTCACCTGATTCAGGACCTTCGCCCTTAATCCCTGGATACGTAAAATATCCTTAGATTTGTTTGCTTCGTCAGTGGAGCTGTCACTAGATCCTTTATCTTCAACAGAGAACTTTTCAAGACTCCCGACTTCAAAAATTAAAGCAAGTGCTTCACCAGCTGCAATGCGGACAGCTCTATCATCCTTATCCAGCAGAGTTGAAAAGTAGGAAATTGACCTGCAACATAGGTAGAGGCATACTTCAattatctctctctctctctcacacacacaccaAAATACAATCTTGCATCCCTCTCTAATCTTCATTTATATATAGGCAGGAAGTTACaaagtattaatttttttttatgaccaaGTTACAAGTATTACTTTTCtctgttcttcttcttttccttttattagttttttttcctatttcatttaggGGTAGATCTGGAATTCAGGTACATACCCTTGCCAGCTTTTCGGGTTTAGTGCCAATCCACCAACAGTGGTAAGTAGGAAAGACCAAGCAGATACCATTGCTGTTATCATTGGTGGTGAAGGTTTAGCAGTAGCCACCTATCAATGAAACAGATGCAGATGTCAATGACATAACATACTGAAAATCATGTAAGCGAAACAACAAAATGGTTAGATAGGGATAAGGTTTGAGTTTCTAGTATTCACAGATTGGGATAGAGGATCGGCATTAACATCACATTATGACATCCATATAATAGCAACAAAACCAAGCTTCTAAAGCAGTGTTCAACtgaaaataaacatataaaaatgagTAACATACATTAGGGCCAATTTTTGGATGAATGACTTGCCACATCAATTGCATTGACTTCTCTGTTTTCTCTGGTTCTTCGCCTCCAACAAAAGTGATAATGGCCAAACACTCCAGTAGCTGCAACCACCCAACAAATATTGTCAGtattcaagctcaacaaagtaAATGCAAATACTAAAAGAAGCATCCACCATCTACAAACACACCGAAGATATCTTAGATGCGTCAGAACGAGATTTAAGAGCCTCTGTAATAGGAGACACTGATTCTTCCAACATTTCATGTGCTTTGTCCCCCGGGCCTGCAGTTAAAGCCAGAAGTCCTAATGACAGGAAATTACACAAGACAAATTTAGGCATCAACTTGAAGGATCACTATCTGAACTCCAAAGCTCATCAATATGCAGAGCTAGAAGCTTACTGACCAAGAACATGAGATGCTAAAGTTATCTCCTTGGAAGAGCCCCTCTTAATGGAATTCAAGCATTGTTGCAACAAAGTGGCAAACCTGCAAGATAGAACATAATTATGAGCGCACACACAAAGAAGTTACAATTACAAGCAATCTCACTAACCAAATTGGCCCTCTagcaaccccccccccccccccccccccccNNNNNNccccccccccccccccacaaaCATCCCCCACATTTCATATTAGCAAAAGTTACTATGGaatcactttaaaattttgaacCAACACATATCCTTGATATTACGCTTGTGTTAGAAAGAGTGGCAGTCAAAATCttcatttatgaaattaattaatattgtaGTACTCCTAGAAACAAAATTCTACATGCACATTCTATATACTCATCACATGTGGACATAATTATTTGGGCCATTCAGTTCTAGCTGGAACATCTGCATGGCATTTGGTAGATACTAATAATATGGTAGAATAGTTTTTTATGGATCTTTAATGGCTACTAGCCAGATTACCCTCAAAATCAAGCTTTTTGAAAAAGAGATATAACTAACACAAGCAAGGTAATTCCAAAAGGCAAGCACTTCATCCATAATgaacttcaaaaaaattcaaagaaataaAAGCCAGACAACTGGCAGATAAGCATAACACAACTTCAAAACAATTCCAAAGAATTCCCTTACTTCTTTTCAACAAACTCATGTTGTATGTCGCTATTGAAGGTTTCTATAATAGACGCAAGGGCCTTCTCTCTTGTTGATCCCCTACATAGCCAACAAACGAGAAAAAATATCAGTCACATTCTTTGTCAAAAGCAAATCACAGTGCCATATCCAAGCTATCTATCAACTGGAGCTACTAAGCAAAATaaacatcattattgcatttgctTTGTAGTTCGGTCTGCTTTAGGAAAGTTCTTTTCCAAAATTCAAAACTATGAACATGTGAATTAATAagcagaaaaaaaaatcaagaattaaAGAAAACACTGGACTTGTTAATGCAAAAGATTCTATTGACAAAGGAATCTTAATGATTCACCGGGAAGGATGGTGAAAAGAAATCTTGGTGATCCTCACAATCTAATGATTGGGAATTTGCTTAAAGATTCTCCGCCCTACCTCACCCCAAGTATATGCTTCAACAGGAAtcaatataatttgttttaccTACCTATGTTTTTCTCCAAAATAAAAGACTACTCGCCCTTTAGTACTTCCATATCAATCTatctcaaaatttatatttaatcttaTGCATTTTACTTAGGAATATAGTTATAACTTTACCTAATGTAgtcaaaattaacaaaaatgtaAGTTTAAATTGATTCTTCCGGTTTCCCACTTATTTGaaggttttatttttttgagaagacAACGGACTAATTTGAaggtgttattttttttttttgagaagacAACGGACTTATTTGAAGGTATTTGAGTTTGCATGGAACTTAATATGTTAAGTCAGCCTCTACATTATATAGACACAAGAACAAACTATTAAACAATGATTGGAAAgtaaatttgataaataaaacaGCCAAAATTTACACAGTtacaataattcaaaatatttaaaagttggggaaattatgtaaaaataccAGACCGTTTCAAACATTTCTATTTTGTTTCAATGTGTCAAACAAAGGCAACTTtagaatttaagttttatggGTTCAATTTTTAAGTTTCTTAGCATTGAAccgattatatatatataagttatgcGTTCATATCTActatttattacaattttggttgatttttaCACATAAATTTGTTCCACGCCAAAAGTACTGGCTTCACAATGCTACATCCGCCTCTGTTGTCAAGCACTTCCAGAAGTCACaaaatgacaaaagaaaaaaataaagtattagGTATATTGGAAGGAAAGAGCACATATTTTCCTAAACACTCAATCCAAACTCCCAAGCCATCTCccaaattattttcttgaagaattcgTTACCCAAAAGTACAAATCCAATTCCAATTCCATTTCATTTGGTACTCAATAGGCAACATAGAAGTTTAAACTGATTCATATTATGTAACGCAACACATTGAAATATAATTGAACCTTTTTTCATAGAGTGCATCGACACATTGATCAAGCAAAGTTTCCTTATCAACTTGAACATCCTCTGCACCTGAAACAATCATCTCTGATCGAGAAGTTGACGATGAACTCACGCTATCCGTGTCATCATTATCCAACATTACAACATTCTTTCGCTGCGAACTCTCtacaacaacaagaacaaaaaaaaatcctcaaTTCACAATCCCTTATCCCAATTAAACCCAACAtccataaacaaacaaaaaaattaggttTTCAAACTCTTacaaaactcaaattcaaatcaaacaaccaaaaatcaattttaccCAAATTCCAAGTATTAGTTCATTAATTAAACTCTCAAATACAACCAATAagcaaaataatatttctataaCAAACCCAATTCCATTAATTCGATATCTCAggaatcttagtagctcagttAATTCTGAACTCTCATATCATAGGTGAGGGTTCGATTCCCCACCCAAATTTCAGCTAATTTAGAACATGAATTCAGTaaataattcctaaaaaaataaactttaaatgttcaaaaaattacctaaaaacTAGAATAAATTTTTCGCTAATCTGTTAGtcaaaaaataccaaaaaaatgtCTATAAACCGATACAAAAGCAGAACTTACTTCTTCCCATGGCGACAGCTTCAGGTAACAAAGGGTTAGAAGCAAAAACAGAGTTGACTAAAAGTCAAACGATGAGAATCAAAGGGgagaaattgatttgaaaaaacACAGAAACTTCTATACTTGTTTGAATGGAGGACCAATGTATCCATAAAGAAAACTTTAGGGACTGAAAATTGAAGTTTCTGAGATTGTTTACAGAGCAgttgaagaagagaaggagAGTCAGACAAGAAAGCTTTGGTATTTATATGTGAAGACTGAAGAATTCTGCTgtgaaaatttttattttaggaaaaaaagagaagaatttGGTATTTTTGGTATTTTGCTTTGGAATATTCGAGAATTGTGTGGAAGGGGTAGGGGTTGTTGTGGTGAGGGTGATGATGTGGAGCGATCGTCACCgttaattttatttagacactcgaattaaaatttattccattttgagaaaaataagacTTGATAAAGTGTTTCTACTAAATAATATTTGCTCCAATTTTGGAAAAGCTTTCACACATGCTCCGAGCAAGGGCAGAGCCAACATATTGTTAGGGGTTCATCTGAACCCTCTTCGACGAAAAACATTACT
Proteins encoded in this region:
- the LOC125862577 gene encoding uncharacterized protein LOC125862577, giving the protein MGRKSSQRKNVVMLDNDDTDSVSSSSTSRSEMIVSGAEDVQVDKETLLDQCVDALYEKRGSTREKALASIIETFNSDIQHEFVEKKFATLLQQCLNSIKRGSSKEITLASHVLGLLALTAGPGDKAHEMLEESVSPITEALKSRSDASKISSLLECLAIITFVGGEEPEKTEKSMQLMWQVIHPKIGPNVATAKPSPPMITAMVSAWSFLLTTVGGLALNPKSWQGSISYFSTLLDKDDRAVRIAAGEALALIFEVGSLEKFSVEDKGSSDSSTDEANKSKDILRIQGLRAKVLNQVRSLSVEAGGKGSAKKDLNSQRNTFRDILEFLEEGYTPESSMKIGGDSLTTTTWCQLLQLNFLKHFLGGGFVKHMQENEFLHTVFGFTPKKKMLSGIEHRISGTEKRMYKSPNSVANKARTQFRNKQRMLSQDKNVGYYTAGNDI